The genomic DNA TTTACAGCAAAATATCCCGTTTAAAACACCGATGCTGTTTAATATCGTGCTGGGTCACCGCGGCAGTTCACCGGCGACGATTGATGCGTTAATTGCCCTGCGTAGTATGATCCCCCGTGACGCATTATGGGGAATTACCCACTATGGCCGACAGAATTTTGACATTATTGCCGCGGCAGTGGGAATGGGCGCCTGTGAAGTCAGAATTGGTTTTGAAGACAGCTATTATTTAAGCGCGAAAGAAAAAGCCTCGCAGAATTATCAGCAGGTTAAGAAACTCGCCACACTTATCCGCAGCATGGATAAAACCGTCGCGACACCCGAAGTGGCGCGTCAGATGTTATCTATTCCGCCACGGCAACACGCGTGACGCTGAAAGGAATTTTCGCCATGACTATTCAATCCGTAATACAAAAAAGTGGGTTAGGCGTCAGCATCGCGGGTATTGCACTGGCGGCGATCGGCGCCCTCATGCAGTCCCCTGCGCTCTGGCAGCCAGGTCTTGTGATGTTTACCGCCGGGTTCGCCGCGGGCGCAGGCCACTGGCCATCGCTGCGCAGCTACCAGTTTACGCTGTGGATCATCGCCGGTTTCGTCGCCGCGATGACCTGGTCGACGGATCTGATCGTCTGGGGCGGTTTTAACATCACCCACAAATGGATCGTCTTCCTGGTCATTCAGGCCACCATGTTCAGCATGGGCACCAAACTGACGATTCAGGATTTTATCGACGTCGCCAAAATGCCGTGGGCGGTGTTTATCGGTACTTTCTGCCATTTCGTGATCATGCCGCTGCTGGGGCTGACCATCACGCTGATTTTCCACTTTCCGCCGGAAGTCGCTGTGGGGATCCTGCTGATTGGCGCCTGCCCGAGCGGACTCTCGTCAACGGTAATGGTCTATATCGCCAACGCCAACCTGGCGCTGGCCGTGTCAATCGCCGCGGTCTCCACGCTCGCCGCCACCGTGATGACGCCGCTGTGGGTCAACCTGCTGGCCGGATCGATGATCGACATCCAGCTCACCGCAATGGTAATGGACGTGGTGAAAATCGTGCTGATCCCGATTGGCGCCGCCATTCTGCATGATTACCTGAAAACCTACGCCAGCCAGAATGGCCGCCGCGTGGTGCAGGGACTGGCTGGCATCAGCGCGCTCTGGCTGCTGTACATGATTGCCGGTGGCTGGGATTCGCTGTTCGGTACCGCCAGCGCCGAAGCGCAGATGTACGCCGTGGTGCTGAACTTTGTCGCCGGTGGCATCGTCTGGGCGCTGTTCTACAACTGGTTGTATGGCCGTTTCAGTAGCATCAAAAACATCATGCCGACCATCTCGATGATGGGCATCATTTTCTTCACCACCACGGCCGCCGCTGCGGGGCGTGACAACCTGGTACAGGTTGGTTTCCTGCTCTGCTTCGCCATGCTGATGCATAACCTGGGCGGCTTCTGCATCGGCTATCTGATGAGCCGCTTTATCTTCCGCATGGATGTTCAGTCCGCCCGTACCGTGGCCTTCGAAGTGGGCCTGCAGAACGGCGGGATGGCCTCGGGTCTCGCCGCGGCGATGGGCAAACTGGCGACGGTGGGCCTGGCCTCGGCGGTGATGACGCCGCTCGGCAACGTCAGCGGATCGCTGCTCGCCAACTACTGGCGTAAAAAAGATGCCCGTGCCGCGAAAGCTGCCGCTGAGGCGCCACTGACCGCCTCCGATTCTCTCCCGAAA from Trabulsiella odontotermitis includes the following:
- a CDS encoding bile acid:sodium symporter family protein, with translation MTIQSVIQKSGLGVSIAGIALAAIGALMQSPALWQPGLVMFTAGFAAGAGHWPSLRSYQFTLWIIAGFVAAMTWSTDLIVWGGFNITHKWIVFLVIQATMFSMGTKLTIQDFIDVAKMPWAVFIGTFCHFVIMPLLGLTITLIFHFPPEVAVGILLIGACPSGLSSTVMVYIANANLALAVSIAAVSTLAATVMTPLWVNLLAGSMIDIQLTAMVMDVVKIVLIPIGAAILHDYLKTYASQNGRRVVQGLAGISALWLLYMIAGGWDSLFGTASAEAQMYAVVLNFVAGGIVWALFYNWLYGRFSSIKNIMPTISMMGIIFFTTTAAAAGRDNLVQVGFLLCFAMLMHNLGGFCIGYLMSRFIFRMDVQSARTVAFEVGLQNGGMASGLAAAMGKLATVGLASAVMTPLGNVSGSLLANYWRKKDARAAKAAAEAPLTASDSLPKGKLL